The Arachis hypogaea cultivar Tifrunner chromosome 14, arahy.Tifrunner.gnm2.J5K5, whole genome shotgun sequence genome has a segment encoding these proteins:
- the LOC112742350 gene encoding uncharacterized protein, whose protein sequence is MDFVLVQTGTGCEAVPGGDAAATETRQHPRSPPRNATQSHERRPFGGTGDNHARIMQELRHRMQDLKRRLADRERDQHTPEQSHSRSHSRSRSRRTPSPQAESESTGERGRARRRHDPVIYARRERRRTTNRGDEDTRRENDEGRTTGTRGPVIMGATPFHRSILEVRLPKHFDKPTDMRYDGMQDPLEHLTAFEARMNLEGVGDEVRCRAFPVTLAGPAIRWFNNLPQGLVIHFSDISHAFLAQFTTRIAKAKHPINLLGVTQRAGEPTKKYLDRFNDKCLKIDGLTDSVVSLCLTNGLLNEDFRKHLTTKPVWTMQEIQCVAKEYINDEEVSRVVAANKRQPPTAKPATMRVEKDKRNTPGTAVRVRRQSHFPESGNSPTTPPHGTNHGRIRAQDPRLFRPEGCPGASNQGWKACRILSPHKGAEETESRSRRRGQIPGDKTTPRTRGRRPRSHGGERGNSEEFRPEVEIGTKERRQSPGCLLLIREKFPGTPIHLLRPRGPMIRRGTRKPPMVITARVETGLVKRILVDTGADSNIMFRNVFDALGLRDADLATRQHGVVGLGDHFIKLDRIISLPTSMGQGERRRTVMADFVVLRDSTAYNIILGRKTINDLGAAISTKLLVMKFVTDDRSMGSIRGDIETAVACDHASLSLRKKSKEA, encoded by the exons ATGGACTTCGTGCTAGTCCAAACTGGGACAGGCTGCGAGGCCGTGCCCGGAGGCGACGCCGCCGCGACGGAAACCCGACAACATCCAAGGTCGCCTCCGAGGAATGCAACACAGTCACACGAGAGACGCCCCTTTGGGGGGACTGGCGACAACCacgccagaataatgcaagagctACGCCATAGAATGCAAGACTTGAAACGCCGGCTAGCAGATAGGGAACGCGACCAACACACCCCAGAGCAGAGTCACTCCCGCTCTCACTCTAGGAGTCGCTCCAGACGCACGCCTAGCCCCCAAGCTGAGTCCGAAAGCACCGGGGAGAGAGGGCGCGCGAGAAGACGTCATGACCCGGTCATTTACGCCAGACGTGAGAGGCGGCGTACCACGAACCGCGGGGATGAGGACACTCGTCGGGAGAACGACGAGGGAAGAACGACGGGAACACGGGGACCCGTAATAATGGGAGCAACCCCATTCCACCGTTCTATACTCGAGGTCCGGCTGCCAAAACActttgacaagccaacggacatgaggtacgatggaaTGCAAGACCCACTGGAACACCTCACGGCCTTTGAGGCtaggatgaacctagaaggagtGGGAGACGAGGTAAGGTGCCGCGCTTTTCCGGTCACCTTGGCGGGACCTGCAATACGGTGGTTCAACAACCTCCCGCAGGGCTTGGTAATCCACTTCTCAGACATCAGCCATGCCTTCCTGGCTCAGTTCACGACCAGGATCGCCAAAGCCAAGCACCCGATCAATTTGCTGGGGGTGACCCAGAGAGCCGGGGAGCCGACCAAAAAATACCTAGATCGTTTCAACGACAAATGCTTGAAAATCGACGGGTTGACAGACTCGGTGGTGAGCTTGTGCTTGACGAACGGGCTCCTGAACGAGGACTTCAGGAAGCACCTTACCACAAAGCCAGTATGGACGATGCAGGAGATCCAATGCGTCGCTAAGGAGTATATTAACGATGAAGAAGTCAGTcgggtcgtggctgccaataaacggcaacCCCCTACAGCCAAACCCGCCACTATGAGGGTGgagaaagacaaaaggaacacgcCAGGGACGGCGGTCCGAGTAAGACGCCAAAGCCATTTCCCCGAGTCGGGaaattcaccaactacacccccTCACGGCACCAATCACGGAA ggatacgggcacaagacccaagactgtTTCGACCTGAAGGATGCCCTGGAGCAAGCAATCAGGGATGGAAAGCTTGCCGAATTCTCTCACCTCATAAGGGAGCCGAGGAGACGGAATCGCGATCACGAAGGCGAGGACAGATCCCGGGCGACAAGACGACGCCAAGAACCAGAGGGAGACGACCACGGTCTCACGGTGGTGAACGTGGTAACAGCGAGGAATTCCGCCCCGAGGTCGAGATCGGCACAAAAGAAAGACGCCAAAGTCCTGGCTGTCTCCTCCTCATCCGCGAGAAGTTCCCGgggactcccatccatctccttcgGCCCCGAGGACCAATGATTCGAAGAGGTACCAGAAAgccccccatggtcatcacggccagagtCGAAACCGGCCTCGTCAAACGGATCCTAGTGGATACAGGGGCggactcgaacatcatgtttcGCAACGTTTTTGATGCCTTGGGACTGCGTGATGCCGACCTAGCGACCCGccagcacggtgtggtagggttgggagaccacttcatcaagctGGACAGAATCATCTCCCTCCCGACCTCCATGGGACAAGGGGAGAGGCGAAGGACAGTAATGGCCGATTTTGTAGTCTTGCGAGATTCcacagcctacaacatcatcctggggagaaaaACCATCAACGACCTTGGGGCAGCAATTAGTACGAAGCTACTCGTAATGAAGTTTGTTACTGATGACAGATCCATGGGATCCATCAGAGGGGACATagaaacggcagtcgcttgcgaccaCGCCAGTCTCTCTCTTAGGAAAAAATCTAAAGAAGCATAA